From a single Zygotorulaspora mrakii chromosome 2, complete sequence genomic region:
- the PPH3 gene encoding phosphoprotein phosphatase PP4 catalytic subunit PPH3 (similar to Saccharomyces cerevisiae PPH3 (YDR075W); ancestral locus Anc_8.199) has protein sequence MNCNNSGKTYMVTLEGTRQMNLDKIIILLKQGKHIREDCVYSLCIQAQELLMNESNVTHVDTPVTICGDIHGQLHDLLTLFEKSGGVEKSRYIFLGDFVDRGFYSLESFLLLLCYKLRYPDRITLIRGNHETRQITKVYGFYDEIMRKYGNSNVWRYCCEVFDYLSLGAIINERVFCIHGGLSPDITTIDEIRSIDRKQEVPHEGAMCDLLWSDPDEVDTWSLSPRGAGFLFGKGEVDQFLQTNNIELIARAHQLVMEGYKEMFDGGLVTVWSAPNYCYRCGNVAAVLTIDGQLERSYTIFDAVQSQNGMGHTIIPTKKPQMDYFL, from the coding sequence ATGAACTGCAATAATAGCGGAAAGACTTACATGGTTACGCTTGAGGGAACAAGGCAAATGAACCTAGATAAGATCATAATACTGCTGAAACAGGGGAAGCATATACGGGAGGACTGTGTGTACTCACTATGTATTCAAGCGCAAGAACTTTTGATGAACGAGTCGAATGTTACGCATGTAGACACTCCTGTGACAATATGTGGAGACATTCATGGCCAGCTACACGACCTGCTAACactgtttgaaaaaagtggtGGGGTAGAGAAGAGCCGATATATTTTCTTGGGCGACTTCGTTGATAGAGGCTTCTATTCTTTAGAGTCCTTTTTACTTTTACTATGCTACAAGCTAAGATATCCCGATAGAATAACACTTATTCGCGGCAATCACGAAACGAGACAGATCACCAAAGTTTATGGGTTCTATGACGAGATAATGAGGAAATACGGGAATAGTAATGTCTGGAGATACTGTTGCGAAGTATTCGACTACCTCTCATTAGGTGCCATAATAAACGAACGAGTGTTTTGCATACACGGCGGTCTCTCGCCAGACATTACGACCATTGACGAGATACGGAGTATCGACAGGAAGCAAGAGGTGCCGCATGAGGGCGCGATGTGCGATCTACTGTGGTCGGACCCTGACGAAGTCGATACATGGTCTCTTTCGCCAAGAGGAGCAGGTTTTCTATTTGGCAAGGGTGAGGTTGATCAATTCTTGCAAACGAATAACATAGAGCTCATCGCTCGCGCCCACCAGCTAGTAATGGAGGGATACAAAGAAATGTTCGACGGCGGACTTGTCACCGTGTGGTCTGCCCCGAACTACTGCTACAGATGTGGCAATGTAGCCGCGGTTCTCACGATCGATGGCCAGCTCGAGAGAAGCTACACAATATTTGATGCTGTGCAATCTCAAAACGGCATGGGCCATACCATAATACCCACCAAGAAGCCGCAAATGGACTACTTCTTGTGA
- a CDS encoding uncharacterized protein (similar to Saccharomyces cerevisiae YGL108C; ancestral locus Anc_6.149), whose product MGLCASTSDTQTDSSTPAVSKRTVKTSTVKTSTVASKPAPKKRSKKTRKSQTVITPKQSGGNKILNDSEDDNREKLSAREAARLAAEKRLQDSNDKSTRGELGRKLAEERSKSHKSQLMKQAEQQRLNKANDSLNND is encoded by the coding sequence ATGGGATTATGTGCTAGCACATCAGATACCCAAACTGATTCATCAACCCCAGCAGTATCCAAAAGGACAGTTAAAACCTCGACAGTTAAAACCTCGACAGTAGCTTCAAAACCTGCTCCGAAAAAAAGGTCGAAGAAAACGAGAAAATCCCAGACGGTGATAACTCCAAAACAAAGTGGCGGcaacaaaatattgaacGATAGTGAAGATGACAATAGGGAGAAGTTATCTGCTCGAGAAGCAGCGCGATTGGCAGCTGAGAAGAGATTACAAGACTCTAATGATAAATCTACCCGAGGAGAACTAGGGAGAAAGCTTGCGGAAGAACGAAGCAAGTCGCACAAAAGTCAGTTGATGAAGCAGGCTGAACAGCAAAGATTAAATAAGGCAAATGATAGTCTGAATAATGATTAG
- the RAD55 gene encoding putative DNA-dependent ATPase RAD55 (similar to Saccharomyces cerevisiae RAD55 (YDR076W); ancestral locus Anc_8.200) — protein MSVGISLSQFISDNPDPLSSGIPELDQALNNGFQTRSIYEVYGPPGIGKTRFGLQLLEHTDPRDRLLWIETFKPMPGVAPATLAAGRKIEKVKITTFTELFFFINALDTSYRLLVMDGMSQLVCNHLYVLQKRAKRSPAHSSNPSSTASWKLHEMKCKHLVQLFTSMTKYANQHNTTIILLNDCMNTSFTNDDVNTGIHEDGLDVIADKTNFYVISAAKRRNVQILKSSLLASSVAMGKRDAKWEIFLKKKIGLFWGWQTTAPLATGTDHTTKAETAATTGATASTSTKPRKCRLVIVNTGKRSRHDADNGDSERGSLQRICTEFDQNGRLRSLNAQNSSQVPKTDTASDEFVFDSQSSVV, from the coding sequence ATGTCAGTGGGAATTTCACTATCACAATTCATCTCCGACAACCCCGATCCGCTGTCGAGTGGGATTCCCGAGCTCGACCAAGCACTCAACAATGGCTTCCAAACAAGGTCCATCTACGAAGTGTACGGCCCCCCAGGTATCGGAAAAACCCGCTTCGGCCTGCAACTGCTGGAACACACGGACCCCCGCGACAGACTGCTATGGATAGAGACGTTCAAGCCGATGCCCGGCGTCGCGCCAGCGACGCTGGCCGCTGGCCGCAAGATCGAAAAGGTCAAAATAACGACCTTCACGGagctcttcttcttcatcaacGCGCTCGACACAAGCTACAGACTGCTGGTGATGGACGGGATGTCCCAATTGGTGTGCAACCACCTGTACGTGTTGCAGAAGAGAGCAAAAAGGTCCCCTGCCCACAGCTCCAACCCATCCTCAACCGCCTCGTGGAAGCTTCACGAGATGAAATGCAAACATCTCGTGCAACTGTTCACCTCCATGACAAAATACGCAAACCAGCACAACACCACCATCATCCTGCTGAACGACTGCATGAACACTTCGTTCACCAACGACGACGTGAACACGGGCATCCACGAGGACGGCCTTGATGTTATAGcagataaaactaattttTACGTCATTTCTGCAGCAAAGCGGAGAAATGTACAGATTCTGAAAAGCTCTTTGCTCGCGAGCAGCGTTGCTATGGGGAAGAGAGACGCCAAATGGGAGatctttctcaaaaagaAGATCGGCCTCTTCTGGGGGTGGCAAACAACCGCACCCCTCGCCACAGGCACAGACCACACAACAAAAGCGGAAACAGCTGCAACCACAGGCGCAACTGCCAGCACCAGCACCAAGCCCAGAAAATGCCGCCTCGTCATAGTAAACACTGGCAAACGCTCGCGGCACGATGCAGACAACGGCGATAGCGAGAGGGGTTCGCTGCAGCGAATCTGCACGGAGTTTGACCAAAACGGACGTCTTCGGTCACTCAACGCACAGAACAGCAGCCAGGTTCCCAAAACGGACACTGCCAGCGACGAATTCGTCTTCGATAGTCAGTCCAGTGTTGTTTAA
- the ABD1 gene encoding mRNA (guanine-N7)-methyltransferase (similar to Saccharomyces cerevisiae ABD1 (YBR236C); ancestral locus Anc_6.147) produces the protein MSARPEKPVWMSQEVYDRQYGIPERNNKPQNKNDSIADPSKKDDEPKLNEANGQEMTQSSESQKPIFRIAKRKHQQFDLEEKQRRIEISRLRDEQLKKHEIELAANRTINVDQIVRQHYNERTFIANKARRNLSPIIKLRNFNNAIKYMLIDKYTRPGDVVLELGCGKGGDLRKYGNANISQFIGVDISNASIQEAHKRYNSMRNLSFQVILITGDCFGESLGVAVESFPECRFPCNIVSLQFCLHYAFETEEKARRTLLNISKSLRIGGHFFGTIPDSEFIRYKLNKISPEVEKPSWGNSIYKVTFENNEYLKNDHEFPSPFGQMYVYWLEDAIDNVPEYVVPFETLRSLGDEYGLELELQMPFNKFFVQEIPHWIDKFSPRLKEGLQRSDGKYGVEGDEKEAASYFYTMFAFRKVKDYVE, from the coding sequence ATGTCGGCAAGACCAGAGAAACCCGTGTGGATGTCCCAAGAAGTCTATGATAGACAATATGGCATTCCGGAAAGGAATAATAAACCGCAAAACAAAAACGACTCCATCGCAGATCCATCGaagaaagatgatgagccaaaattgaatgaagCCAATGGGCAGGAAATGACCCAAAGTTCAGAATCGCAAAAGCCCATTTTCCGCATTGCTAAACGGAAGCATCAACAGTTCGATTTAGAGGAAAAACAGAGGAGAATTGAAATCAGTAGACTACGTGATGAACAGTTAAAAAAGCATGAGATTGAATTGGCAGCAAACAGAACAATAAATGTTGATCAGATTGTGAGACAGCATTATAACGAAAGAACTTTTATTGCCAACAAGGCCAGACGAAATCTTTCCCCTATTATTAAACTGCGTAATTTCAATAATGCCATCAAATATATGCTGATCGATAAATATACGAGGCCCGGAGATGTAGTACTAGAGCTTGGGTGTGGTAAAGGTGGTGATTTAAGAAAGTATGGTAATGCAAATATCTCGCAGTTTATCGGTGTAGACATATCAAATGCTTCAATTCAAGAAGCTCATAAAAGGTATAATTCAATGAGAAACCTTTCATTTCAAGTTATATTGATTACAGGTGACTGCTTTGGAGAATCACTTGGTGTAGCAGTCGAGTCGTTTCCAGAATGTCGATTCCCTTGTAATATTGTATCACTACAATTCTGTCTGCATTATGCTTTTGAAACCGAGGAAAAGGCAAGAAGAACGCttttgaacatttcaaaatctttaaGAATTGGTGGTCATTTCTTTGGTACAATTCCTGACTCCGAATTCATTCGCTATAAGCTAAACAAGATTAGTCCAGAGGTAGAGAAACCTTCTTGGGGAAACTCCATCTATAAAGTTACGTTCGAAAATAATGAGTATTTGAAGAACGACCATGAATTTCCTTCTCCTTTTGGGCAAATGTATGTATATTGGCTAGAAGACGCCATTGATAATGTACCCGAGTATGTGGTCCCTTTTGAGACACTGAGAAGTCTGGGAGACGAATATGGTCTTGAGTTAGAACTGCAAATGCccttcaacaaattcttTGTTCAGGAGATACCTCATTGGATTGATAAGTTTTCGCCGAGATTGAAGGAGGGGTTGCAACGCTCAGATGGTAAATATGGTGTGGAAGGggatgaaaaagaagctgcCTCCTACTTTTACACAATGTTCGCATTTCGCAAGGTAAAAGATTATGttgaataa
- the PRP5 gene encoding DEAD-box RNA helicase PRP5 (similar to Saccharomyces cerevisiae PRP5 (YBR237W); ancestral locus Anc_6.148): MLPVSPHDANKAEILQERQKRLAKWKQKKAHSDEQSKTKQENLTNSENTNHDRQAERRQKLQEWKDKRRKRNEESSDKQSPQPREQKKRKSSMKGKTKNNDSANVFDASDDEEFVSTKVELFVPKTSSSKDGSNAVLSHGKRETTKNDKDPLDEYMQGIHSIKGTSTNNRIGYLFDEEDNDTGVEDMAFERTDTNEDTRYAKIAKMKLKKQVLSIKYTSEDLEPFRKNFYVQPEEFDSMSESEIEEIRLSMGNIKVKGNQCPVPVSRWSQLGLSSDVMNLITQDFDYGSPTPIQSQAIPAIMSGRDVIGISKTGSGKTISYLLPLIRQIKAQRPLSRDETGPLGLILAPTRELALQINEEVQKFIRGDDSVSSICCTGGSELKHQINVLRRGIEIIVATPGRFIDLLTLNSGKLINTKRITFVVMDEADRLFDLGFEPQITQIMKTIRSDKQCVLFSATFPNKLRSFALRVLRSPLTVTVTSNSLVNENVKQKFEIVDGEEKKFLKLLKILNESIKTEDEEEEELKEDDEPKDEKIIIFVSSQQICDILFKKLECEGYHLFSIHAGKPYQERLKNLENFRSTKNSILICTEVLSRGLNVPEVSLVIIFNAVKTFAQYVHTTGRTARGTNKGVAITLLLENELAASFILSKALRTSELEEHDEHQVRALKDMSAAFTSGIKEGRYKVSSGFGGKGLDNLESKREEKQMEQKKRFEGGNASSHEDGHRQSNQEDDNNTTHIKVPKIEYTVIKNSNTDGTITYSARVNVNDLPQLVRWEVTKNTTLMLVKRETGCSITNKGRYYPEGKLPESPRDEPKLYLLLESKEEKDIRLSIDILEQKVKEGVRKVSNNFIKDTKY, encoded by the coding sequence ATGTTACCTGTAAGTCCTCATGATGCTAATAAAgctgaaattttgcagGAAAGGCAAAAGCGATTAGCCAAATGgaagcaaaagaaagctCATTCAGATGAGCAGTCGAAGACGAAACAAGAGAATCTTACTAACAGCGAGAACACTAATCATGATAGACAAGCAGAGAGGCGTCAGAAGCTTCAAGAATGGAAGGACAAGAggagaaagagaaatgagGAGAGCTCAGACAAGCAGTCACCTCAGCCACGGGAGCAAAAGAAACGAAAGAGTTCGATGAAGGGTAAAACTAAGAACAATGATAGTGCAAATGTTTTCGATGCTAGCGATGACGAAGAGTTCGTGTCGACGAAAGTTGAACTATTCGTTCCCAAGACATCTAGTAGCAAAGACGGTTCTAACGCAGTGTTATCTCATGGAAAACGTGAGACCACCAAGAATGACAAAGATCCTTTGGATGAGTATATGCAAGGAATTCACTCAATTAAAGGCACATCAACAAATAATCGTATCGGATACTTATTCGACGAGGAGGACAATGATACAGGTGTTGAAGATATGGCCTTTGAGAGAACTGATACTAATGAGGATACAAGATATGCCAAGATTGCCAAGATGAAGCTAAAAAAACAGGTGCTCAGCATAAAATATACATCAGAGGACTTGGAGCCCTTCCGTAAAAATTTCTATGTCCAACCAGAAGAGTTTGACTCTATGTCTGAAAgcgaaattgaagaaatccGGTTAAGCATGGGAAATATAAAAGTGAAGGGGAATCAGTGCCCAGTGCCAGTAAGTCGGTGGTCTCAACTAGGATTGTCCTCAGATGTTATGAATTTAATCACACAAGATTTTGATTACGGCAGCCCAACACCTATCCAGTCTCAAGCAATTCCCGCGATAATGAGCGGTAGGGATGTTATTGGTATATCTAAAACGGGGTCCGGTAAGACAATATCTTACCTTTTACCTTTAATAAGGCAGATCAAAGCTCAGCGACCTTTATCACGAGATGAGACTGGCCCGTTGGGATTGATACTTGCCCCAACCAGAGAACTTGCATTGCAGATCAATGAAgaagttcaaaaatttatccGAGGGGATGATTCCGTTAGTTCTATCTGCTGCACGGGTGGGTCGGAACTAAAGCATCAGATAAATGTGTTAAGAAGAGGTATTGAAATTATTGTGGCAACGCCTGGAAGATTCATCGATCTATTAACTTTGAATTCAGGTAAACTAATAAACACTAAAAGAATAACTTTTGTCGTGATGGATGAAGCAGATCGACTGTTTGATCTTGGATTCGAACCGCAAATAACacaaataatgaaaacCATACGATCTGACAAGCAGTGCGTTTTATTCAGTGCTACTTTCCCTAATAAACTACGCAGCTTTGCATTAAGAGTGTTACGATCCCCTTTGACCGTAACCGTAACCTCTAATAGTTTGGTCAATGAGAatgtaaaacaaaaatttgagataGTAGATGGGGAGGAGAAAAAGTTCCTGAAActattgaagattttgaatgaaagtATAAAGACTGAGgatgaggaggaggaagaactgaaagaagatgacgagcctaaagatgaaaagattatAATTTTCGTCAGTAGTCAACAGATCTGTgacattcttttcaagaagctAGAATGCGAAGGCTACCATCTATTTTCGATCCATGCTGGAAAACCTTATCAGGAGagattaaaaaatttagagaACTTTAGAAGCACCAAAAATAGTATTTTGATCTGCACAGAAGTGCTATCTCGTGGATTGAACGTCCCCGAGGTATCATTAgttattattttcaatgctgTGAAGACGTTTGCGCAGTATGTTCACACTACAGGAAGAACTGCTCGTGGTACGAACAAAGGCGTTGCCATCACTCTTCTGTTAGAAAACGAACTTGCTGCatctttcattttatcGAAAGCACTAAGAACTAGTGAGCTCGAGGAACATGATGAGCACCAAGTTAGAGCTCTAAAAGATATGAGTGCAGCTTTCACTTCTGGTATCAAAGAGGGTAGGTATAAGGTCTCGTCAGGATTTGGTGGCAAAGGGTTAGACAATCTGGAATCtaaaagagaagaaaaacagATGGAACAAAAGAAGCGGTTTGAAGGTGGTAATGCCTCTTCTCACGAGGATGGCCACAGACAAAGTAATCAAGAAGATGACAATAATACTACACACATCAAGGTTCCTAAGATTGAGTACACCGTCATAAAAAACTCAAATACTGACGGCACGATAACATACAGTGCGAGAGTTAACGTTAACGATTTACCTCAACTTGTGAGATGGGAAGTCACCAAGAATACAACATTAATGCTAGTCAAACGGGAAACTGGATGCAGTATAACTAACAAAGGTAGATATTACCCCGAAGGTAAATTACCAGAGTCTCCTCGTGATGAACCAAAACTGTACTTGCTTCTAGAATCGAAGGAAGAGAAAGATATAAGATTAAGCATTGACATTTTAGAACAAAAAGTTAAAGAGGGTGTTCGAAAAGTTAGtaacaatttcatcaagGATACCAAATATTAA
- the VHC1 gene encoding Vhc1p (similar to Saccharomyces cerevisiae YBR235W; ancestral locus Anc_6.146), with protein sequence MASNFYDIPGSHKPSSSEPHNESTSLLPKRKSSLTYFSYKATPQCRKISSRHDPANPNRDKLGTYGGVFVPTALNVLSILMFLRFGFILGQLGIICTLGLLLLSYLINLLTTLSISAISTNGTVRGGGAYYMISRSLGPEFGGSIGLVFFFGQVFNSGMNAIGLVEPLLYNLGISNDESRSAALFQLLPKGHWHEFIYATVILLLCLSIALVGSQTVSRAGNILFLVLVLSIASIPLSALIKMPFSVDDNLVYSGISWKTFTENLYPHLTKGAAGSVLKSKETFNDLFGIFFPATAGIFAGAGMSSELRKPSRSIPKGTLWGLLFTFLCYTIVVISMSFTIPRQSLYGDVQVIQSVSAVQWIIFMGEMSTALFSIIVGMVGAAYVLEAISRDSIIPGITIFHKKPLFSLLFTWFLTQLCLFSDVNKIATFITMTFLMTFAVMNLACFLLELSSAPNFRPSFKYFDRYTAISGAIMSTIAMFVVDGISASGIILAMVVLFLMIHYFCPPKSWGDVSQSLIYHQVRKYLLRLRQDNIKYWRPQILLLVDNPRTSWKLIRFCNHLKKGGLYILGHVTVITNFQDQLPELKKQQRAWLKIRELTKIKAFVQIGTGPTLSWGIRNVFLGSGLGGMKPNITVVGMFDLQHHREFSSPNMNDNDSSPPNLSNSTPTEFDGFKEPLPTDECKNENKVKVQQWVQIVEDLSSMQSNIAVAHGFRNLNLPKDTEKFECKRYIDLYPIQMCAQMKFQNDSPSVTTTNFDTYTLILQLGAILVTVPQWKHTHTLRTILFVEKELDRSDEIKRMENLLGVLRIEAEVLVVSLDQFRVYNTIVKGDPITFKYVNEKLKDDSWWKDLVEARDTLKPKRRFSMAAPVAVKSKDLHSHKHKLSKLHSLGISLTMSSSMPQTVPITDLDSDDDTDVGSVFDSSASIPSLTQRLNYETNRRKNHAVKAATPLHKKIDDSTAQSLRPVFSSNKLPVTKVLEDGSGDKPTLVPIVEPAPQDDRISEQQSRNQILPELSPCCSKDSLVLAMNNLAFNDLPSRAQHLVLNDIMTQLSSMSDLIFSTLPIPALGTHDDADASLLYIEDLDTWLEGLPPTMLINSQTMTVTTAL encoded by the coding sequence ATGgcatcaaatttttacGATATCCCGGGTTCACATAAGCCTTCCTCCTCAGAGCCACATAATGAATCTACATCTCTACTACCGAAGAGAAAATCAAGCCTAACGTATTTTAGTTACAAGGCGACACCACAGTgcagaaaaatttcctcCAGACACGATCCTGCCAATCCAAACAGGGACAAACTGGGCACATATGGTGGGGTTTTTGTTCCTACAGCGTTAAACGTTCTGTCgattttgatgtttttgagaTTCGGATTTATTCTTGGTCAACTCGGTATAATTTGCACTTTAGGCCTTTTGCTACTTAGTTACCTGATCAACCTATTGACAACTTTGAGCATATCGGCCATTTCAACGAATGGTACCGTGAGAGGTGGTGGGGCATATTACATGATATCCAGAAGCCTGGGTCCAGAATTTGGTGGTTCCATAGGacttgttttcttctttggtCAGGTTTTTAATAGTGGTATGAATGCGATCGGTCTCGTCGAACCACTGTTGTATAATTTAGGCATATCCAATGACGAAAGCCGATCTGCTGCACTATTTCAACTACTACCGAAGGGTCATTGGCACGAATTCATATACGCGACAGTGATTCTGCTCCTCTGTTTGAGCATAGCTCTTGTCGGTTCACAAACGGTTTCAAGAGCAGGTAATatactttttcttgttttggTTTTATCAATCGCATCGATTCCTTTATCCGCATTGATTAAAATGCCGTTTTCTGTGGATGATAATCTTGTTTATAGTGGTATTTCATGGAAGACTTTCACTGAGAATCTTTATCCACATTTGACAAAAGGAGCAGCAGGttctgttttgaaaagtaaaGAAACATTTAATGATTTAtttggtattttctttccagCAACAGCTGGTATTTTTGCTGGAGCAGGTATGTCAAGTGAACTCCGTAAACCTTCAAGATCTATACCAAAGGGTACATTATGGGGGCTTTTATTTACGTTCCTTTGCTATACTATTGTTGTCATTTCAATGAGTTTTACAATCCCTAGACAGTCTCTGTACGGTGATGTTCAAGTTATCCAATCAGTGAGTGCAGTTCAATGGATTATATTTATGGGTGAAATGTCAACCGCGTTATTCTCCATAATAGTTGGTATGGTCGGTGCTGCATACGTTTTAGAAGCTATATCAAGAGATAGTATTATTCCAGGAATAACCATATTTCATAAAAAaccacttttttctcttctatTCACATGGTTTTTAACTCAGTTATGTTTGTTCTCAGACGTCAATAAAATTGCAACATTCATTACCATGACATTTTTGATGACATTTGCCGTGATGAATTTAGCCTGTTTTCTATTAGAATTGTCATCAGCACCAAATTTCAGACCATCATTCAAGTATTTCGATAGGTACACAGCTATTTCTGGTGCGATAATGTCAACAATTGCAATGTTCGTGGTTGATGGTATATCCGCCTCCGGTATAATTCTGGCTATGGTtgtattatttttaatgattcattatttttgtccTCCAAAATCATGGGGAGATGTTTCCCAAAGTTTGATATACCACCAAGTGAGAAAATACCTGTTGAGACTCCGTCAAGACAATATTAAGTATTGGAGACCACAGATTCTCTTATTAGTTGACAATCCCCGAACGAGCTGGAAGTTAATACGCTTTTGcaatcatttgaagaaaggTGGATTATACATTTTGGGGCATGTGACGGTGATTACCAACTTTCAAGATCAATTACCGGAGCTGAAGAAGCAGCAAAGAGCATGGCTGAAAATCAGAGAGCTAACAAAAATCAAAGCCTTTGTCCAAATAGGTACGGGTCCCACACTATCTTGGGGAATACGAAACGTGTTTTTGGGATCCGGTCTAGGCGGAATGAAGCCAAATATCACTGTAGTCGGAATGTTTGATTTACAACACCATCGCGAGTTTTCGTCGCCTAACATGAATGATAACGATAGCAGCCCACCAAACCTTTCCAATTCTACTCCGACAGAATTTGATGGCTTTAAAGAACCTCTTCCAACTGATGAGtgcaaaaatgaaaataaggTAAAAGTGCAACAGTGGGTTCAGATTGTTGAAGACCTATCTTCAATGCAGTCTAATATAGCTGTTGCTCATGGGTTTAGAAATCTCAACCTACCAAAGGACACAGAGAAGTTTGAATGCAAAAGATACATTGATCTTTATCCAATACAAATGTGTGCgcaaatgaaatttcaaaacgATTCTCCCTCCGTTACAACAACGAACTTTGACACGTATACTTTAATTTTACAGTTGGGGGCAATTTTAGTAACTGTACCACAATGGAAACACACGCATACTTTACGGACTATcctttttgttgaaaaagaattagaTAGATCAGATGAGATCAAAAGAATGGAAAATTTGCTGGGGGTTTTGAGAATTGAGGCTGAAGTACTTGTTGTTTCATTAGATCAGTTTAGAGTTTACAATACAATTGTAAAAGGTGACCCGATTACTTTTAAATATGTTAATGAGAAACTGAAGGATGATTCTTGGTGGAAAGATTTGGTAGAAGCGAGAGATACACTCAAGCCAAAGCGCAGATTTTCAATGGCTGCACCAGTAGCTgtgaaatcaaaagatttacATTCACATAAGCACAAGCTTTCAAAGCTGCACTCGCTAGGAATCAGCTTGACAATGAGTTCAAGTATGCCACAAACTGTGCCAATAACAGATTTAGATTCAGACGATGATACAGATGTTGGCTCTGTATTCGATTCTTCCGCTTCCATTCCTTCTTTAACACAAAGGCTCAATTATGAGACAaatagaagaaagaatCATGCTGTAAAAGCTGCAACGCCATTACATAAAAAGATTGACGATAGTACTGCTCAATCTTTGAGAccagttttttcaagcaaTAAGTTGCCAGTCACCAAAGTTCTTGAGGATGGTAGTGGTGATAAACCTACTTTAGTTCCAATTGTCGAGCCCGCTCCACAAGATGACCGTATCAGCGAACAACAAAGCAGGAATCAAATTCTTCCCGAATTGTCACCATGCTGTTCAAAAGATAGCCTAGTTCTTGCAATGAACAACTTGGCATTTAATGATTTGCCAAGCAGGGCACAGCACTTGGTTTTGAACGACATTATGACGCAGCTTTCAAGCATGTCTGATTTAATCTTCTCAACCTTACCTATTCCTGCTCTAGGAACTCATGACGACGCTGATGCAAGTTTGCTGTACATCGAGGATTTAGACACTTGGCTCGAAGGATTACCTCCCACTATGCTAATCAACTCTCAGACGATGACAGTAACTACAGCCTTAtag
- a CDS encoding uncharacterized protein (similar to Saccharomyces cerevisiae SED1 (YDR077W) and SPI1 (YER150W); ancestral locus Anc_8.201) — translation MKFSTALVAAVVPAVAMAQFANVTSSSATSELPTLGPNGTQITSLPTSVPPTIGPNGTQITSLPTSVPPTIGPNGTQITTSLPTGPGGYNSTNYITTTEVVTEYTTYCPYPTTFTENDVTYTVTAPTTLTITDCPCTITTVIPSPTLSPEPSSATTSSSQTIQPAPNAGNNMVVPSIMGVAGVAWLLL, via the coding sequence ATGAAATTCTCTACTGCTCTAGTCGCCGCCGTCGTTCCAGCCGTTGCCATGGCGCAATTCGCCAATGTCACCTCATCGTCGGCCACAAGTGAATTGCCAACTTTGGGTCCAAATGGCACCCAGATCACCTCTTTGCCAACGAGTGTGCCACCAACCATCGGTCCAAACGGCACCCAGATCACCTCTTTGCCAACGAGTGTGCCACCAACCATCGGTCCAAACGGCACTCAGATTACGACCTCTTTGCCAACCGGCCCAGGTGGATACAACTCTACCAACTACATCACCACGACCGAGGTTGTTACGGAGTACACCACCTACTGTCCATACCCAACCACCTTCACTGAGAATGACGTGACCTACACCGTGACTGCTCCAACTACTTTGACTATCACCGACTGTCCATGTACCATCACCACGGTCATCCCATCTCCAACTTTGTCTCCAGAACCAAGCTCTGCAACCACTTCTTCCAGCCAAACTATTCAACCAGCTCCAAATGCTGGTAACAACATGGTCGTTCCATCTATCATGGGTGTCGCTGGTGTCGCTTGGTTATTGCTATAA